In Aliiglaciecola sp. LCG003, a genomic segment contains:
- a CDS encoding phosphate ABC transporter substrate-binding protein gives MIRNCFLNISTAVLLLTAAASVCAEVVVIVHPSNENALDTKAVQRIFLGKEKKFSNGTAVYPINQTEGAIRSDFDSSVLGRSSTQVAAYWSKLVFTGKGIPPKEVSSDADVVAAVSADPASIGYVDSAAVTGDVKSVSFN, from the coding sequence ATGATTCGCAATTGCTTTCTAAATATATCAACTGCAGTATTATTATTAACTGCCGCTGCTAGTGTTTGTGCAGAAGTGGTTGTCATAGTTCATCCAAGTAATGAAAACGCGTTAGACACTAAAGCAGTACAAAGAATATTCTTGGGCAAAGAAAAGAAATTTAGTAACGGAACTGCTGTCTATCCAATCAACCAAACAGAAGGCGCCATTCGCAGTGATTTTGACTCAAGTGTCCTCGGCCGCAGTTCGACTCAGGTTGCCGCTTACTGGTCAAAATTAGTTTTTACCGGTAAAGGGATCCCACCTAAAGAAGTATCAAGCGATGCTGATGTGGTGGCTGCCGTATCAGCCGACCCAGCATCTATCGGCTACGTCGACAGCGCAGCTGTTACTGGCGACGTGAAATCAGTATCTTTCAATTAA
- a CDS encoding porin, whose product MKRILTLTTLACALTFSASAEVRINGFANMVGGITSSEDSLYGYDDSFSFSEESLFAIQVSGDINDKMTATGQLVAKGVNNYKAEFEWAYISYQATENLSISAGRLRLPLFRYSASKDVGYSYHWVTAPRAVYDVSFNNIEGLRFDYSTYSGDWEYNFQLSTGTINSDITVPDGTGGEEDEKLEAKNIVVVTAEAGYEWFKIRAVAGRGSTTFNLSVLEPTFTQLAAFSPSIVDSLRLQDDTAQFLGLGVEIDQFDWFISAEITEVNIKDSFLPKDTAYYVTAGIRTGKFTPSITYESLDGRGEIRFLDQVAALPAELQPTFTAAVTGVQQNFFDEYSVITLGLRYDMDTNVALKADISKYSDDVDDTADATLMRVAVNYVF is encoded by the coding sequence GTGAAAAGAATTTTAACACTTACGACACTAGCCTGCGCCTTAACATTTTCAGCCAGTGCTGAAGTTCGCATCAATGGTTTTGCTAACATGGTTGGCGGTATAACGAGCAGTGAAGATAGCTTATATGGTTATGATGACAGCTTTTCCTTCAGTGAAGAAAGCTTATTTGCTATTCAAGTTAGCGGAGACATCAATGACAAAATGACCGCTACCGGTCAGCTTGTAGCTAAAGGCGTTAATAATTACAAAGCAGAATTCGAATGGGCCTACATCAGCTATCAAGCTACTGAGAATTTAAGTATCTCTGCGGGCCGCTTGAGATTACCTTTATTTAGATATTCAGCCTCTAAAGATGTGGGTTACTCCTATCATTGGGTTACCGCACCACGCGCAGTCTATGATGTATCCTTCAACAATATTGAAGGTCTACGTTTTGACTACAGTACCTACTCGGGTGACTGGGAATACAATTTTCAGCTATCCACTGGCACGATTAACAGCGACATTACTGTACCCGATGGCACTGGTGGGGAGGAAGATGAAAAACTTGAAGCCAAAAACATCGTAGTGGTTACTGCTGAAGCGGGCTATGAGTGGTTTAAAATCCGCGCAGTAGCCGGGCGCGGTAGTACAACCTTTAATCTTAGTGTTCTTGAACCAACCTTTACTCAATTGGCCGCATTTTCGCCTTCAATTGTAGATTCATTACGTTTACAAGACGATACCGCTCAATTTTTGGGGCTGGGTGTGGAAATTGACCAATTTGATTGGTTTATCAGTGCTGAAATCACCGAAGTGAATATCAAAGATTCATTCTTACCAAAAGATACTGCATACTACGTAACTGCTGGGATCCGCACCGGAAAATTTACCCCTTCAATCACTTACGAAAGCTTAGATGGCCGTGGTGAAATACGTTTCCTTGACCAAGTAGCGGCTTTACCTGCTGAATTGCAACCAACCTTTACTGCAGCGGTTACCGGTGTTCAGCAAAACTTTTTTGATGAATACAGTGTTATTACCCTAGGCCTTAGATATGACATGGACACTAACGTGGCCTTAAAAGCTGACATCAGCAAATATAGTGATGATGTCGATGATACAGCCGATGCCACATTAATGCGTGTTGCGGTTAACTACGTCTTCTAG
- a CDS encoding phosphate ABC transporter substrate-binding protein, with the protein MLKSSIKRTALAGVLTTLFSSLSFAAAVVVVHPDNNAALSVKDVQRIFLGKEKKFSDGKETLPINQAESSAIRAEFDSELLGRSSTQVAAYWSKLVFTGKGIPPKEVNDDAAVLDIIMNNKNAIGYIDESAVTNGVKVVPLN; encoded by the coding sequence ATGTTGAAATCTTCTATCAAACGAACCGCTCTGGCGGGGGTGCTCACCACCCTATTCTCCAGCTTGTCTTTTGCTGCCGCTGTGGTAGTTGTGCATCCAGATAATAATGCCGCATTAAGCGTCAAAGATGTGCAACGAATTTTTTTAGGCAAAGAAAAGAAGTTTTCTGATGGCAAAGAAACCTTACCCATTAATCAGGCCGAAAGCTCAGCCATTCGCGCTGAATTTGATTCTGAATTATTGGGCAGAAGCTCTACTCAGGTAGCTGCGTATTGGTCAAAGTTAGTATTTACCGGTAAAGGTATTCCGCCGAAAGAAGTTAATGACGATGCCGCCGTTTTGGACATTATAATGAACAACAAAAATGCTATTGGATATATCGATGAAAGCGCTGTAACAAACGGTGTCAAAGTCGTTCCGTTGAACTAA